The DNA sequence GTCCCGAATCAGCACGTTGCTACCCAGCCCCAGCACCGTCCGCGGCAAGGTCTCGGGAACCGACGCCAGGAAATGGGCGAGATCGTCGATGTCCTCGGGCACGAACAGCCAGTCAGCCGGTCCGCCGACCCGCCAGGAGGTCAGCGCGGCCAACGGAACGTCGCGTTCGAGCCGCCCCCGCACGCGCAGATGAGCGAGGTGGCTCAGCATGTGCCCTCCGAGTCGAGCAGCCCGGGAAGTTGCGCGGCCAACTGGCCGATGTCGCCGGCCCCCTGGGTAATCACCACATCGCCGGTTTCCAGCATCCCGCGCAGCACGCCCGGAACGTCGTCGACCGACTCGACGAACACCGGCTCGACCCGGCCGCGCAGCCGGATCGCCCGGGCCAGGCTGCGCCCGTCCGCGCTCGGCACCGGGGTTTCGCCGGCGCGGTAGACTTCCAGCAGCACCAGCCCGTCCGGACCGGACAGCACCTCGGCGAAATCCTCGAACAGATCCCGCGTCCGCGTGTAGCGATGCGGCTGAAACACCAGCAGGATGCGCCGGTCCGGCCACGCGGCACGAGCCGCCTCCAGCGTGGCCGCGATCTCGCGGGGATGGTGGCCGTAATCGTCGACCAGCGTCACGGTGCCCCCCGGAAGCCGGCATTCCTGCACCTGGAAACGGCGGCCGATTCCCGCGAAACCCTCCAGTGCGCGCTGCAGCGCATCCGGCGGCACTTCCAATTCATGCGCGACCGCGGCCGCGGCCAGCGCGTTCAGCACGTTGTGCCGCCCGGGCAGGTTCAGCGTGACCGGAAACGCGGTTTGCTCCGGCAGGCACAGCTCGAAATGGGTCCGGATCCCCGTCTGCCGGAGGTTCACCGCACGCACGTCCGCCGGCATGTCGATGCCATAGGTCAGGCGCGGCCGCTCCAGCCGGTCGAGCAGCGACCGCAGCTCGGGGTCGTCGGCACACAGCACCGCCAGACCATAGAACGGCAGGTGATGCAGGAACTCGAGGAAAGTCGCACGCAGACGGCCGAAGTCGCCCTGGTAGGTCGCCAGGTGATCGGCATCGATGTTCGTGACCACGCTGATCATCGGCTGCAGGTGCAGGAACGAGGCATCGCTCTCGTCCGCTTCCGCGACCAGGTAGGCTCCCTGCCCCAGGCTGGAATGGCTCGCGGTACTGTTGAGCCGCCCCCCGATCACGAAGGTCGGATCGAGCCCGGCCTCGCCGAGGATGCTCGCGATCAGGCTCGTGGTCGTGGTCTTGCCGTGCGTACCGGCGACCGCGATCCCGAAACGGAAGCGCATCAGTTCGGCCAGCATCTCCGCGCGCCGAACCACCGGGATGCCGCGCTCGCGGGCCGCGCGCACCTCGGGGTTGGTCGGGTCGATCGCGCTGGACACGACCAGCACATCGGCATCGGCCACGTTGGACGCCAGGTGGGCACGGCTGATCGGGATCCCGAGCCCCGACAGCCGGCGGGTCATTCCGGATTCATGGAGATCGGAGCCCGAGATCCGATAGCCGAGCTGGTGCAGCACCTCGGCGATGCCGCCCATCCCGGAACCGCCGATGCCGACGCAGTGGATCCGGCGAATTCGGCGCATCGCCTGCTGCTGGGTCAGCGGTGCGGTCATCGCGCTTTCCTCCGGGGCGTTTGCCGGGCCATCTCCAGACAGGCGTCGACCAGGCGCTCGGTGGCGTCCGTGCGGGCGGATCCGCGCGCCTTCACGGCCCGCTCCAGCAGCTCCTCGCGCCCCAGGTCCCGCAAGCGGTCCGCCAGCACCTCCGGGGTCAGATTGGCGTCGGCCAGGCACCAGGCCGCACCCGCCGCCACGAGGTACGCGGCATTCGCGGTCTGGTGGTCGTCCACCGCGTGCGGGTAGGGCACGAACACCGCGGGCACGCCCGCGGCCGCGATCTCGGCCACCGTCAGGGCACCGGCGCGGCAGATGACCAGATCGGCCCAGCCGTAGGCCTGCGCCATGTCGTCGATGAACGCGGTCACTTCGGCCTCCACCGCCGCGTCACGGTATCCCGCCAGCGCCTCGTCCAGCGTCCGCTCCCCGGCCTGGTGACGCACCTGCGGGCGCGCCGCCGGCGGCAGCAGGGCCAGTGCCGCCGGCACCACGCGGTTCAGTGTCCGGGCGCCGAGGCTGCCGCCGAGCACCAGCAGCCGCAACGGGCCCGAGCGTCCCGCCCAGCGCTGCTCCGGGGGTGCAAGGTCCACGATTGCGCGGCGCACCGGATTGCCGACGGTCTGGGCCGCGAATCGTTCCGGGAAGCTCTCGGGAAAGCCGGCGAAGACCCGGTCGGCGACCCGCGCGAGCCAGCGGTTGGTCATGCCGGCAACCGCGTTCTGCTCGTGGACCAGAAGCGGCCGTCCCAGCGCCGCCGCCATCAAGCCCCCGGGACCGCTGGCGAATCCGCCGAAGCCCACCACCACTTGCGGGCGCAGGCGCAGCATCAGCGCCAGTGCCGCCCACAGCGACACGCCGAGGCGCCACGGCGCGAGCATCCGGCTCGCGAGGCCCTTGCCGCGCAGCCCCGCGATCGGCAACGTGTGCAGCTCGAATCCCGCCTGCGGCACCAGGGTCGCCTCGATCCCGCGGGCGGTGCCGAGCCAGGACACGCGCCAGCCCCGTTCGCGCAGCGCGCCGGCCAGCGCAAGCCCCGGGAACACATGCCCGCCGGTGCCTCCCGCCATCACCAGCACCTGTGGCGCAGTCGCGTTCATCCGCGCCGCCTCCGCGTCTTGGGAACCGGCACCTGCGCCTCCCGGTACACCCGCAGCACCAGGCCGATGGCCGCCAGCGTGACGATCAGCGAACTGCCCCCATAGCTCAAAAACGGCAGCGTCAGCCCCTTGGTCGGCAGCAGCCCCATGTTCACGCCCAGATTGACCGCGGCCTGCAGACCGATCCAGATCCCGACACCAAACGCGACGTGGGAACCGAACGCATGCCCGCCGCGTTCCGCGAGCACCCCGATCACGAAACAGCGCCAGACCAGCAGCGCGAACAGCGCCACCAGCACCGCGACACCGACGAAGCCGAACTCCTCGGCAAACACCGCGAACAGGAAGTCGTTGTGCGCCTCGGGCAGATAGAACAGCTTCTGCACGCTCCCGCCGAGACCGGCGCCGAACCAGGATCCCGAGCCGATCGCAATCAGCGACTGGGTCAACTGGAAGCCGGTCGCGAACGGGTCCTGCCAGGGATCGAGGAACGCAGTCAGGCGCACCATCCGGTACGGCGTAGCGACCGCCAGCACCCCCATCGCGGCGACGATGGTCGCGCCCAGCGCAAGGAACTGCCACAGCTTCGCGCCCGCGAGGAACAGCATCCCCATCCCGATCGCCAGCATGATCGCCGCGCCGCCGAAATCCGGCTGCAGCAGCAGCAGTACGGTGCCCAGGCCGAGCACGACCAGCGGGCGTACGAACCCGAGGAAATGCAGGCATAGCGTCGAGTAATGCCGGACGATATACCCGGACAGGTACAGCACGACCAGCAGCTTTACCGGCTCGGAAACCTGCAGGTTGAACGCTCCGAGCGGAATCCACCGCGTCGCCCCGTTCACGGTGCGCCCGACTCCGGGCAGCAGTACCACGATCAGCAGCACCATGATCAGCAGCAGCAACAGCGGCCCTGCGCTCTCCCAGCGGCGCAGCGGAACGCTCCAGAAGAACAGCGCCGCCGCCAGCCCGATCGCCGCGAACAGCAGTTGGCGGTGGAAGAAGTGGTAGGGATTGCCGTAGTGGCGGCCGGCCAGGTCGATCGATGCGGACGCCACCATCACCAGACCCAGACCCAGCAACAGCGCTACGGCCAGCAGCAGCGGCCAGTCGATACCGGTCGCGAAACGCGCCGTCCGCAGGTCGGGGAGGGAGATCGGCGGCAGCATCACGCCAGCCCCCGTACTGCCTGCGCGAAGCATTCGCCGCGCTCGGCGTAGTTCGCGAACATGTCGAGGCTTGCGCAGGCCGGGGACAGCAGCACCGTATCCCCCGGCTGCGCCCACTGTGCAGCCGCGGCCACCGCCTCCTGCATCGTGCCGACACGGCGCACCGGCACCACGCCGCGCAGCGCCTGCTCGATCCGCGGCGCATCGACGCCGAGCAGCAGCACACCGCGTGCCTTGCCGGCCAGCGCATCGGCCAGCGGCCCGAAGTCCTGGCCCTTGCCCTGTCCGCCGGCGATCAGGATCAGCGGACCCGATACGCCCTGAATGGCGGCCAGCGTCGCGCCCACGTTCGTGCCCTTCGAATCGTCGACATAGTCGACCCCTGCCTGCCGCCCCACCCGCTGGGAACGGTGCGGCAGGCCGGTGAAATCGCGCAGCGCCGGAAGCAGCGGCTCGGCATGCACGACCCACGGCCAGACCAGTGCCAGGGCGGC is a window from the Thioalkalivibrio paradoxus ARh 1 genome containing:
- the murC gene encoding UDP-N-acetylmuramate--L-alanine ligase; the protein is MTAPLTQQQAMRRIRRIHCVGIGGSGMGGIAEVLHQLGYRISGSDLHESGMTRRLSGLGIPISRAHLASNVADADVLVVSSAIDPTNPEVRAARERGIPVVRRAEMLAELMRFRFGIAVAGTHGKTTTTSLIASILGEAGLDPTFVIGGRLNSTASHSSLGQGAYLVAEADESDASFLHLQPMISVVTNIDADHLATYQGDFGRLRATFLEFLHHLPFYGLAVLCADDPELRSLLDRLERPRLTYGIDMPADVRAVNLRQTGIRTHFELCLPEQTAFPVTLNLPGRHNVLNALAAAAVAHELEVPPDALQRALEGFAGIGRRFQVQECRLPGGTVTLVDDYGHHPREIAATLEAARAAWPDRRILLVFQPHRYTRTRDLFEDFAEVLSGPDGLVLLEVYRAGETPVPSADGRSLARAIRLRGRVEPVFVESVDDVPGVLRGMLETGDVVITQGAGDIGQLAAQLPGLLDSEGTC
- the murG gene encoding undecaprenyldiphospho-muramoylpentapeptide beta-N-acetylglucosaminyltransferase gives rise to the protein MNATAPQVLVMAGGTGGHVFPGLALAGALRERGWRVSWLGTARGIEATLVPQAGFELHTLPIAGLRGKGLASRMLAPWRLGVSLWAALALMLRLRPQVVVGFGGFASGPGGLMAAALGRPLLVHEQNAVAGMTNRWLARVADRVFAGFPESFPERFAAQTVGNPVRRAIVDLAPPEQRWAGRSGPLRLLVLGGSLGARTLNRVVPAALALLPPAARPQVRHQAGERTLDEALAGYRDAAVEAEVTAFIDDMAQAYGWADLVICRAGALTVAEIAAAGVPAVFVPYPHAVDDHQTANAAYLVAAGAAWCLADANLTPEVLADRLRDLGREELLERAVKARGSARTDATERLVDACLEMARQTPRRKAR
- the ftsW gene encoding putative lipid II flippase FtsW, yielding MLPPISLPDLRTARFATGIDWPLLLAVALLLGLGLVMVASASIDLAGRHYGNPYHFFHRQLLFAAIGLAAALFFWSVPLRRWESAGPLLLLLIMVLLIVVLLPGVGRTVNGATRWIPLGAFNLQVSEPVKLLVVLYLSGYIVRHYSTLCLHFLGFVRPLVVLGLGTVLLLLQPDFGGAAIMLAIGMGMLFLAGAKLWQFLALGATIVAAMGVLAVATPYRMVRLTAFLDPWQDPFATGFQLTQSLIAIGSGSWFGAGLGGSVQKLFYLPEAHNDFLFAVFAEEFGFVGVAVLVALFALLVWRCFVIGVLAERGGHAFGSHVAFGVGIWIGLQAAVNLGVNMGLLPTKGLTLPFLSYGGSSLIVTLAAIGLVLRVYREAQVPVPKTRRRRG